The Saccharolobus shibatae B12 genomic interval CTACCAGAGCAACACTGAGGGATATAATGGTCAAGGGAGCCTACCCATTAGGCCTAATCGTGGATATACATCTTTCTGATGATAGCGATGTAGGAATGCTAATAGACTTTGAGGCAGGCGTTACTTCAATTAGCAAAGCTTTAAATGTGCCAATATTAAGTGGTAGTACGTTAAGAATAGGTGGAGATTTAGTTTTAGGAGATAGAATAAGCGGGGCCGTAGGTTCAATAGGAGTATTGAAGTCTAAGGATTTCTTAAGAAGAAGAGTAATGAAAGGATTGAAAATACTCATGACTGAAGGAAATGGTGGTGGGACCATTGCCACTACAGCCATCTATAATGGTATGCCCGATGTGATTTCGGAAACGCTTAACATTAAGGACCTAATTACCTGTATCGTAGTTAGGGATCATTTGTCAGGTAATGTTTATTCTATGACAGATGTTACTAATGGCGGGATACGCGCTGATGCCTTGGAGGTTTCAAAAATAACCAACTTAAGTTTTGTGATAGATGATGAGAAGTTTCTTTCATTAATAAATCCAAAAGTAAGAAAAATGCTAGAAGAGATTAACATAGACCCCTTTGGTATATCAATCGATTCAATACTTATATTTACTGACAACCCAGATTTAGTTAAAGAGAGATTAGCTCAACATAATATTAGAAGTGAAGTCATAGGTTATATAGATGATTTTAGACAATATCCTATAATTACATATGGAGGAAAGGAACTTAAACCACAATTTAGGGAAAGCCCTTATACTCCTATAAAGAAATATATTGGGAATTATTCTCCTTATAGCATAGAATATATATCAAGTCGTTTAGATTATGCTATAGCTGAGGCTAAAACAAAAATGGATAACGTATTGAAAAACTTAAAAACTAGTTTTACATAGACCATACAAGCTGATACTTAATGAGTCAACAGTTTAAGTACGTTGTTAGAATTTTTGGACAAGATGTAGATGGAACTATGAAACTACCTTACGCCTTAGCAATGGTAAAAGGAATTGGTTATAATACTGCTAAAGCAATGATACGAAAACTAGGGATGGATCCAAACGCGAGATTAGGTGAATTATCCGATGCTGATATAAAGAAAGTTGAGTCTGTAATAAGTGATCATACAATTAAAGGTTTACCTAGTTGGTTATATAATAGGCGTAAAGACTATGAGAGTGGCTTAGATCTTCATTTAGTTACTTCTGATCTAATCTTTTACGTAAGAAATGATATAGAAAGAGAGAAGAAGAGTAGGAGTTGGAGAGGAGTTAGGCATTCATTGGGCTTAAAGGTTAGAGGACAAAGAACAAGGACTACGGGAAGAACTGGTATGACTATAGGTGTAGCTAGAAAGAAAGCCGCACAACCCCAGGCTCAACAATCTTCTTCCCAACAACAACAGAAATCCTCTTAAGGTGATCTAGATGGGAGATCCGAAAAAAAGTAGGAAAAAATGGGAAAGTCCAGGTCATCCATGGATAAAAGAAAGAATAGGTTATGAGCAAGAACTGTTAGGAAAATACGGTCTAAGAAACAAAAGGGAAATCTGGATAGCACAGTCAATAATTAGAAAGTTTAGACACCAAGCAAGATCATTATTAGCATTGCCACCCGCAGAAAGGGCCGTCAGGGAGAAACAATTAGTCGGGAAGTTACTGAAGATGGGTTTGTTAAAGAGGGAAACTGCAACTGTAGATGATATTCTAAGTTTAACCGAGCAAGATCTATTGGAGAGAAGATTGCAAACTATAGTGTATAAGAAAGGATTAGCAAATACAACATATCAAGCTAGGCAATTAATAACTCATGGGCACATTGCGGTCAATGGTAAAAGAGTCACGTCTCCAGGTTATATTGTTAATGTAGATGAGGAAAATCTAATCGATTATTACGTTACTTCCTCATTTAAATCAAGACCACCAGTTATGGCACAACAAGAAGGAGGTGAAGTAGGTGTCAAGCAGGCGTGAAATTAGATGGGGAATAGCTCATATTTATGCGTCACAGAATAACACTCTAATAACTATAAGTGATCTTACTGGCGCGGAAATCATCTCCAGAGCTAGCGGAGGCATGGTAGTGAAAGCGGACAGAGAGAAATCATCTCCCTAT includes:
- a CDS encoding AIR synthase related protein, with translation MDLEGIVRRLYPDVEKAKTKLIDEIRFYKGDRYNVEEISNVILTEVINSMKADSIFGFPKTNIKAGEAGLGSRGIGDNLIHTKLFELAGKQIEEYDDAGIRENIVVSIDGIHSRLSYFPFLAGFYATRATLRDIMVKGAYPLGLIVDIHLSDDSDVGMLIDFEAGVTSISKALNVPILSGSTLRIGGDLVLGDRISGAVGSIGVLKSKDFLRRRVMKGLKILMTEGNGGGTIATTAIYNGMPDVISETLNIKDLITCIVVRDHLSGNVYSMTDVTNGGIRADALEVSKITNLSFVIDDEKFLSLINPKVRKMLEEINIDPFGISIDSILIFTDNPDLVKERLAQHNIRSEVIGYIDDFRQYPIITYGGKELKPQFRESPYTPIKKYIGNYSPYSIEYISSRLDYAIAEAKTKMDNVLKNLKTSFT
- a CDS encoding 30S ribosomal protein S13 — translated: MSQQFKYVVRIFGQDVDGTMKLPYALAMVKGIGYNTAKAMIRKLGMDPNARLGELSDADIKKVESVISDHTIKGLPSWLYNRRKDYESGLDLHLVTSDLIFYVRNDIEREKKSRSWRGVRHSLGLKVRGQRTRTTGRTGMTIGVARKKAAQPQAQQSSSQQQQKSS
- a CDS encoding 30S ribosomal protein S4 yields the protein MGDPKKSRKKWESPGHPWIKERIGYEQELLGKYGLRNKREIWIAQSIIRKFRHQARSLLALPPAERAVREKQLVGKLLKMGLLKRETATVDDILSLTEQDLLERRLQTIVYKKGLANTTYQARQLITHGHIAVNGKRVTSPGYIVNVDEENLIDYYVTSSFKSRPPVMAQQEGGEVGVKQA